From one Nycticebus coucang isolate mNycCou1 chromosome 14, mNycCou1.pri, whole genome shotgun sequence genomic stretch:
- the NUMA1 gene encoding nuclear mitotic apparatus protein 1 isoform X1 yields MTLHATRAAALLSWVNSLRVADPVEAVPQLQDCSVFIRIIDSIHGTEEGQQILQQPVPARLDFVCSFLQKNRKHPSSPGCLVSVQKVMEGSELELAKVTMLLLYHSTMSSKSPRDWEQFEYKIQAELAVILKFVLDHEDGLNLNEDLESFLQKAPVPSSCSSTFSEELSPPSQQAKREVHFLELQKVASSSSGNNFLSGSPASPMGDILQTPQFQMRRLKKQLADERNNRDELELELAENRKLLTEKDAQIAVMQQRIDRLALLNEKQAASPLEPRELEELRDKNESLTMRLHETLKQCQDLKTEKSQMDRKINQLSEENGDLSFKLREFASHLQQLQGALNELTEEHSKATREWVDKQAHLEKELSTVLQDKKCLEEKNEILQGKLSQMEEHLAQLQENPPQEKGEVLGDVLQLETLKQEAATLAANNTQLRARVEMLETERGQQEAKLLAEQSHFEGEKQQLNSLIADLQSSISNVSQAKEELEQASHAQVAQLTAQVASLTSELTTLNATLRQQDQELASLKQQAEKEQAQLTQTLQQQEKASQGLRHQVEQLSSSLQQKEQQLKEAVKEQEATKQDHAQQLATAAGELEASLRERDAVRQQLEVWEKEKAAKLEILQQQLEAAHEARDSTQISVTQAQREKAELSQKMEELQTRFEAAHQEQRRAEAQVAELEAQLRSEQQKAAEKERVAQEKNQLQDQLWALEESLKVTKGSLEEEKRRATEALEEQQRCISELKEETRSLGERCKREQKELEEEKAERKGLEAQLQQLGEAHQAETEALRQELAQAVASQHRAESECEHLVKEVATWRERYEDRKQEEAQYGAVFQEQLMTLKEECETARQELQEAKEKVAAVEAQSELQLGRQQNELAQLHASLARARQQVQEKEIRAQKLADDLSTLQEKMAATSKEVARLEALVRKAGEQQETASQEPLKEPRRAGDKEPEWLEEQQRRPFCSTQAALQAMEREAEQMGSELERLRAALMESQGQQQEERGQQEREVARLTQERGRAQADLALEKAAKAELEMRLQNALNEQRVEFAALQEALAHALSEKEGKDQELTKLRSLEAAQRAELRELQQTVEQLKEQLAKKEKEHQQSSGITSREDASSSGAQSEAAGRTEPTGPELEVLRAEVSKLEHQCQRQQEQTDSLERSLKAEQADRDRALEALRSQLEEKAQELGHSQGTLASAQRELATLRAKAQDHSKAEDEWKAQVARGQQEAERKNSLISSLEEEVSILNRQVLEKEGESKELKRLVMAESEKSQKLEERLRLLQAETASNSARAAERSSALREEVQSLREEVEKQRVVSENLRQELASQAERAEELGQEVKAWQEKFFQKEQALSTLQLEHTSTQALVSELLPAKHLCQQLQAEQAVAEKRHREELEQSKQAAGGLRAELMRAQRELGELVPLRQKVAEQERAAQQLRAEKASYAEQLSMLKKAHGLLAEENRGLGERANLGRQFLEVELDQAREKYVQELAAVRADAETRLAEMQREAQSTARELEVMTAKYEGAKVKVLEERQRFQEERQKLTAQVEQLEVFKREQTKQVEELSKKLADYDQASKVQQQKLKAFQAQGGESQQEAQRLQVQLNELQAQLSQKEQAVEHYKLQMEKAKTHYDAKKQQNQELQEQLRGLEQLQKENKELRAEAERLSHELQQAGLKTKEAEQTCRHLTAQVRSLEAQVAHADQQLRDLGKFQVATDALKSREPQAKAQLDLSIDSLDLSCEEGTPLSITSKLPRTQPDGTSIPAEPASPISQRLPPKVESLESLYFTPIPARGQGPMESSLDSLGDVFLDSGRKTRSARRRTTQIINITMTKKLDVEEPDSANSSFYSTQSAPASQAGLRATSSTQSLVRLGSPDDGNSALLSLPGYRPTTRSSARRSQAGVSSGAPPGRNSFYMGTCQDEPEQLDDWNRIAELQQRNRVCPPHLKTCYPLESRPSLSLATITDEEMKTGDPQETLRRASMQPAQIAEGTGITTRQQRKRISSEPHQGPGTPESKKATSCFPRPITPRDRHEGRRQSTTEAQKKAAPSATKQADRRQSMAFSILNTPKKLGNSLLRRGAPKKALSKASPSNRSGTRRSPRIATTTASAATAAIAAATATSRAKSKAKH; encoded by the exons GTGAACAGTCTGCGTGTGGCTGACCCTGTGGAGGCTGTGCCGCAGCTCCAGGACTGCAGCGTCTTCATCAGGATCATTGACAGCAT CCATGGCACTGAAGAGGGACAGCAAATCCTGCAGCAGCCGGTGCCAGCAAGACTGGACTTTGTGTGCAGTTTTCTGCAGA AAAATCGAAAACATCCCTCTTCTCCAGGATGCCTGGTGTCTGTGCAGAAGGTGATGGAGGGGTCAGAGCTGGAACTGGCCAAG GTGACCATGTTGCTCTTATATCACTCTACCATGAGCTCCAAAAGTCCCAGGGACTGGGAACAATTTGAATATAAGATTCAG GCTGAGTTAGCTGTCATTCTTAAATTTGTACTGGACCATGAGGATGGGCTAAACCTTAATGAGGACCTAGAGAGCTTCTTGCAGAAAG CTCCTGTTCCTTCCTCTTGCTCCAGTACCTTCTCTGAAGAGCTCTCCCCACCTAGCCAGCAAGCCAAGAGGGAGGTTCACTTCCTAGAGCTACAAAAGGTTGCCTCTTCCTCCAGTGGAAACAA CTTCCTCTCAGGTTCTCCAGCCTCACCCATGGGCGACATTCTGCAGACCCCACAATTCCAGATGAGACGGCTAAAGAAGCAGCTCGCAGATGAGAGAAATAACAGGGATGAACTGGAGCTGGAGCTGGCTGAGAACCGCAAGCTCCTCACTGAGAAGG ATGCACAGATAGCTGTGATGCAGCAGCGCATCGACCGCTTAGCTCTGCTGAACGAGAAGCAAGCAGCTAGCCCACTGGAGCCCAGGGAGCTTGAGGAGCTACGGGACAAGAACGAGAG CCTCACCATGCGGCTGCATGAAACTCTGAAGCAGTGCCAGGACCTGAAGACAGAGAAGAGCCAGATGGATCGCAAGATTAACCAGCTTTCTGAAGAAAATGGAGACCTCTCCTTTAAG CTGCGGGAGTTTGCCAGTCACCTGCAGCAACTACAGGGTGCCCTCAATGAACTGACAGAGGAGCACAGCAAGGCCACTCGGGAGTGGGTAGACAAGCAGGCTCATCTGGAGAAGGAGCTTAGCACAGTCCTGCAGGACAAG AAATGTCTTGAAGAGAAGAATGAAATCCTTCAGGGAAAACTTTCACAGATGGAAGAACATTTGGCCCAGCTGCAGGAGAACCCGCCCCAGGAGAAGGGCGAAGTTCTGGGTGACGTCTTGCAG TTGGAAACCCTGAAACAAGAGGCAGCCACACTTGCTGCAAACAACACCCAGCTCCGAGCCAGGGTGGAGATGCTGGAGACTGAGCGGGGCCAGCAGGAAGCCAAGCTGCTTGCTGAACAGAGCCACTTTGAAGGAGAAAAGCAGCAGCTGAATAGCCTGATTGCCGACCTGCAGAGTTCCATCTCTAACGTCAGCCAGGCCAAGGAAGAGCTGGAGCAGGCCTCCCATGCTCAGGTGGCCCAGTTAACAGCCCAGGTGGCCTCTCTCACCTCTGAGCTCACCACACTCAATGCCACCCTTCGGCAACAGGATCAAGAACTGGCTAGCCTGAAGCAGCAGGCTGAAAAGGAGCAGGCCCAGCTAACACAGACTCTCCAACAGCAAGAGAAGGCCTCCCAAGGCCTCCGCCACCAGGTGGAGCAGCTGAGCAGCAGCCTGCAGCAGAAGGAGCAGCAGTTGAAGGAAGCAGTCAAGGAGCAGGAGGCCACCAAGCAGGACCATGCCCAGCAACTGGCCACTGCTGCTGGGGAGCTAGAGGCCTCCTTAAGGGAGCGAGATGCTGTGCGCCAGCAGCTAGAGGTGTGGGAGAAGGAGAAAGCTGCCAAGCTAGAGATTTTGCAGCAGCAACTTGAGGCTGCTCATGAAGCCCGAGACAGCACCCAGATCTCAGTGACACAGGCCCAGCGGGAGAAGGCAGAGCTGAGCCAGAAGATGGAGGAACTCCAGACCCGTTTTGAGGCAGCACACCAGGAACAGCGTCGGGCCGAAGCCCAAGTGGCAGAGCTAGAGGCCCAGCTGAGGTCTGAGCAACAAAAAGCAGCTGAGAAAGAAAGGGTGGCCCAGGAGAAGAACCAGCTCCAGGATCAGCTCTGGGCCCTCGAGGAGTCCTTGAAGGTCACCAAGGGCAGCCTTGAAGAGGAGAAGCGCAGGGCCACAGAGGCCTTGGAAGAGCAGCAACGTTGTATCTCTGAGCTGAAGGAAGAGACCCGAAGCCTGGGGGAGCGGTGTAAGCGAGAACAGAAGGAGCTAGAAGAAGAGAAGGCTGAGCGCAAAGGGCTAGAGGCTCAGTTACAGCAGCTTGGGGAGGCCCATCAGGCTGAGACTGAAGCCCTGAGGCAGGAGCTGGCCCAGGCTGTAGCCTCCCAGCACAGGGCTGAGAGTGAATGTGAGCATCTTGTCAAAGAGGTAGCGACCTGGCGTGAGCGGTATGAGGATAGGAAGCAAGAGGAGGCACAGTATGGTGCCGTGTTCCAAGAACAGCTGATGACCCTCAAGGAGGAATGTGAGACGGCCCGCCAAGAGCTGCAGGAGGCAAAGGAGAAGGTGGCAGCAGTAGAGGCCCAGAGTGAGCTCCAGCTAGGCCGGCAGCAGAATGAGCTAGCCCAGCTCCATGCCAGCCTGGCCAGAGCTCGGCAACAGGTCCAGGAGAAGGAGATCAGGGCCCAGAAGCTTGCAGATGACCTTTCCACTCTTCAGGAGAAGATGGCTGCCACCAGCAAGGAGGTAGCCCGCCTAGAGGCCTTGGTGCGCAAGGCAGGTGAGCAGCAGGAAACAGCCTCCCAGGAGCCACTCAAGGAGCCCCGGAGGGCAGGAGACAAAGAGCCTGAGTGGCTAGAAGAGCAGCAGAGACGCCCGTTCTGCAGCACACAGGCAGCACTGCAGGCCATGGAGCGGGAGGCAGAGCAAATGGGGAGTGAGCTGGAGCGGCTGCGAGCTGCACTCATGGAGAGCCAGGGGCAGCAGCAGGAGGAGCGTGGGCAGCAAGAGAGGGAGGTGGCACGGCTGACCCAGGAGCGGGGCCGGGCCCAAGCTGATCTTGCCCTGGAGAAGGCAGCCAAGGCAGAACTTGAGATGCGGCTGCAGAATGCCCTTAATGAGCAGCGTGTGGAGTTCGCTGCCCTGCAAGAGGCTCTGGCCCATGCCCTGTCAGAAAAGGAGGGCAAGGACCAGGAGCTGACCAAGCTTCGCAGTCTGGAGGCAGCCCAGAGAGCAGAGCTGAGGGAACTTCAGCAAACTGTGGAGCAACTGAAGGAACAGCTggctaagaaagaaaaggagcacCAGCAGTCTTCAGGGATAACCAGCAGAGAAGATGCCTCCAGCTCAGGAGCCCAGTCTGAGGCTGCTGGCCGGACAGAGCCGACAGGCCCTGAGCTGGAGGTGCTACGGGCAGAAGTGAGCAAGCTGGAGCACCAGTGCCAGCGGCAGCAGGAGCAGACTGACAGCCTGGAACGCAGCCTCAAGGCTGAGCAGGCTGATAGGGACAGAGCTCTGGAGGCTCTGCGGAGCCAGTTAGAGGAgaaagcccaggagctggggcACAGTCAGGGCACCTTAGCCTCAGCTCAAAGGGAGTTGGCCACCCTCCGTGCCAAGGCCCAAGACCATAGCAAGGCTGAGGATGAATGGAAGGCCCAGGTGGCCCGGGGCCAGCAGGAAGCTGAGAGAAAAAATAGCCTCATTAGCAGCTTGGAAGAGGAGGTGTCCATCCTTAATCGCCAGGTCCTGGAGAAAGAGGGGGAGAGCAAGGAGTTGAAGCGGCTAGTTATGGCTGAGTCGGAGAAGAGCCAGAAGCTGGAAGAAAGGCTGCGCCTGCTCCAGGCAGAGACAGCAAGCAACAGCGCCAGAGCCGCCGAGCGCAGCTCTGCTCTGCGGGAGGAGGTGCAGAGCCTCCGGGAGGAGGTGGAGAAACAGCGGGTAGTGTCGGAGAACCTGCGGCAGGAGCTGGCCTCACAGGCAGAGCGAGCAGAGGAGCTGGGCCAAGAAGTGAAGGCATGGCAGGAGAAATTCTTCCAGAAGGAGCAAGCCCTCTCTACCCTACAGCTCGAGCACACCAGCACACAGGCCCTGGTGAGTGAGCTGCTGCCAGCTAAGCACCTCTGCCAACAGCTGCAGGCCGAGCAGGCAGTTGCCGAGAAGCGCCACCGCGAGGAGCTTGAGCAGAGTAAGCAGGCAGCTGGTGGGCTGCGGGCAGAGCTGATGCGGGCCCAGCGGGAACTCGGGGAGCTGGTACCCCTGCGGCAGAAGGTGGCAGAGCAGGAGCGAGCAGCCCAGCAGCTGCGGGCAGAGAAGGCCAGCTATGCCGAGCAGCTGAGCATGCTGAAGAAGGCACATGGCCTGCTGGCAGAGGAGAACCGGGGGCTGGGCGAACGGGCCAATCTTGGCCGGCAGTTTCTGGAAGTGGAGCTGGACCAGGCCAGGGAGAAGTATGTCCAGGAGTTGGCAGCTGTGCGTGCTGATGCTGAGACCCGTCTGGCTGAGATGCAGCGGGAAGCACAGAGCActgcccgggagctggaggtgaTGACTGCCAAGTACGAGGGTGCCAAGGTCAAGGTCCTAGAGGAGAGGCAGCGATTCCAGGAAGAGAGGCAGAAACTCACTGCCCAG GTGGAGCAGCTAGAGGTGTTTAAGAGAGAGCAGACTAAGCAG GTGGAAGAACTGAGTAAGAAGCTGGCTGACTATGACCAAGCCAGCAAGGTGCAGCAGCAGAAGCTGAAG GCTTTCCAGGCCCAGGGAGGTGAGAGCCAGCAGGAGGCCCAGCGCCTCCAGGTTCAGCTGAATGAGTTACAGGCCCAGTTGAGTCAGAAGGAGCAAGCAGTTGAACACTATAAGCTGCAG ATGGAGAAAGCTAAGACCCATTATGATGCCAAGAAACAGCAGAACCAAGAGTTGCAAGAACAGCTGCGGGGGCTGGAGCAGCTGCAGAAGGAGAACAAGGAGTTGCGGGCTGAAGCAGAACGGCTGAGCCATGAGCTGCAGCAGGCTGGGCTGAAGACCAAGGAGGCAGAACAGACCTGCCGCCACCTTACTGCCCAGGTGCGCAGCCTGGAGGCACAG GTTGCCCATGCAGACCAGCAGCTTCGAGACCTAGGCAAATTCCAGGTGGCAACTGATGCCTTAAAGAGCCGTGAGCCCCAGGCTAAGGCACAGCTGGACTTGAGTATTGACAGCCTGGATCTAAGCTGCGAGGAGGGAACCCCACTCAGTATCACCAG CAAGCTGCCCCGTACCCAGCCAGATGGCACCAGCATCCCTGCAGAACCAGCCTCACCCATCTCCCAGCGCTTGCCCCCCAAGGTAGAGTCTCTGGAGAGTCTCTACTTCACCCCCATCCCTGCTCGGGGTCAGGGCCCCATGGAGAGCAGCCTGGACTCCCTGGGCGATGTCTTCCTCGACTCAGGCCGTAAAACCCGCTCTGCTCGTCGGCGCACCACACAGATCATCAACATCACCATGACCAAG AAGCTAGATGTGGAAGAGCCAGACAGTGCCAACTCATCCTTCTATAGCACACAGTCTGCCCCTGCTTCCCAGGCCGGCCTGCGGGCCACGTCATCTACCCAGTCTCTGGTCCGCCTCGGCTCTCCTGATGATGGCAACTCAGCTCTGCTCAGCCTGCCTGGCTACCGGCCCACCACACGCAGCTCTGCTCGCCGCTCCCAGGCTGGGGTGTCCAGTGGGGCACCTCCAG GAAGGAACAGCTTCTACATGGGCACTTGCCAGGATGAGCCAGAGCAGCTGGACGACTGGAACCGCATTGCAGAGCTCCAACAGCGCAACAGAGTGTGCCCCCCACATCTGAAGACCTGCTATCCCCTGGAGTCCAGA CCCTCCCTGAGCCTGGCCACCATCACAGATGAGGAGATGAAGACCGGAGACCCCCAGGAGACCCTGCGCCGAGCCAGCATGCAGCCAGCCCAGATAGCTGAGGGCACTGGTATCACAACCCGGCAGCAGCGCAAACGCATCTCCTCAGAGCCCCACCAGGGCCCTGGCACCCCCGAG TCCAAGAAGGCCACCAGCTGTTTCCCACGCCCCATAACTCCCCGGGACCGACACGAAGGGCGCAGACAGAGCACTACTGAGGCCCAGAAGAAAGCAGCTCCAAGTGCTACTAAACAG GCTGACCGACGCCAGTCAATGGCCTTCAGCATCCTCAACACACCCAAGAAGTTGGGGAACAGCCTTCTGCGGCGAGGGGCCCCAAAGAAGGCTCTGTCCAAGGCCTCCCCGAGTAACCGCAGTGGAACCCGCCGCTCTCCACGCATTGCCACCACCACGGCCAGCGCTGCCACTGCTGCCATCGCTGCCGCCACTGCCACCTCTCGAGCCAAGAGCAAG GCAAAGCACTAA